A region from the Drosophila takahashii strain IR98-3 E-12201 chromosome 2L, DtakHiC1v2, whole genome shotgun sequence genome encodes:
- the LOC138913944 gene encoding uncharacterized protein, whose amino-acid sequence MDSCNGCTISYKDVLAMDEEEVFSFLQRHGVVLKSKDCPNCSNPATLSFNAKRPISTPFWRCRRMISNHQQKRKLRKVQCSFKESAIKRTFFSKSHVGIEQACNFVAWEMKGSTISFLREELGWSQQTVVDWSNFLREIYLSWTKKNAKQIIGGDGLTVEIDETKIGRRKYNCGRVVDGQWVFGGICRETGDFFLVPVEDRSQETLLPIIEANIANGTRIISDCWKSYNGLKDANYSHMIVHHSVNFVDPETGANTQRIERLWRDLKENIPHYGRKTEHYQGYIARFTFLKRHPNHTSRFHAIFSAMGELFNPERDVSI is encoded by the exons atGGATTCCTGCAACGGGTGCACTATTTCTTATAAAGACGTTCTTGCCATGGACGAAGAAGAAGTGTTTTCATTTCTGCAGAGACATGGAGTTGTTCTAAAGAGCAAGGACTGTCCCAACTGCAGTAATCCCGCAACATTGTCTTTCAATGCGAAGAGACCGATTAGTACGCCATTTTGGAGGTGCCGCAGGATGATAAGTAATCATCAACAGAAACGGAAATTAAGAAAAGTTCAATGCTCCTTTAAG GAATCCGCCATCAAACGGACATTCTTCAGCAAGTCCCACGTTGGCATTGAACAGGCCTGTAATTTTGTGGCTTGGGAGATGAAGGGTTCAACAATCTCATTCCTTCGGGAAGAACTAGGCTGGTCCCAACAGACGGTGGTTGACTGGAGTAATTTTCTTCGGGAAATTTATCTTAGCTGGACGAAGAAGaacgcaaaacaaataataggtGGAGACGGTTTAACCGTCGAAATTGACGAAACCAAAATTGGCCGGCGCAAGTATAATTGCGGTCGCGTGGTGGATGGCCAGTGGGTTTTCGGAGGAATTTGCAGAGAAACcggtgacttttttttggtgcctGTGGAGGACCGTAGCCAGGAAACACTCCTTCCAATTATAGAGGCCAACATCGCCAATGGAACCAGAATTATATCCGACTGCTGGAAGTCATACAATGGTTTAAAGGATGCGAACTACTCTCACATGATCGTTCATCACTCAGTAAACTTCGTCGACCCTGAAACGGGAGCCAATACACAGCGAATAGAGAGACTATGGCGTGATCTAAAGGAGAACATTCCCCACTATGGCCGGAAAACGGAGCACTACCAAGGGTACATAGCGCGATTCACTTTTTTGAAAAGGCACCCAAACCACACCTCAAGATTCCATGCAATTTTCTCAGCAATGGGCGAATTGTTTAATCCTGAACGCgatgttagtatttaa